One region of Chryseobacterium sp. SORGH_AS_0447 genomic DNA includes:
- a CDS encoding 3'-5' exonuclease — MNPYLLFIDTETTAVPKRWDLPYSDTGNWPSAVQVSWIICSEDGTEIKKEDQYIFEEDLVISEGSFRIHGITEEFLRSRGKSRREVLTRLTEDIVKYHPLIVGHFLEFDLHTLSADYFRAGLPNPFQNSRLYCTMLKSRQYRSGASETGMRLPQLYRLLLNDKSEPSHNAIIDAEMTARCFFEIRRQNQLSQNDLEEKHDLITEKLHFPVLK; from the coding sequence GTGAATCCTTACCTCCTATTTATCGATACGGAAACCACGGCAGTTCCCAAACGGTGGGATCTCCCGTATTCCGACACCGGAAACTGGCCCTCAGCGGTTCAGGTTTCCTGGATCATCTGTTCGGAAGACGGAACGGAGATCAAAAAGGAAGACCAATACATTTTTGAAGAGGATCTGGTGATCAGCGAAGGATCCTTCAGGATTCATGGCATTACCGAAGAATTCCTGAGATCCCGTGGTAAAAGCAGGAGGGAAGTATTGACCCGTCTTACTGAAGACATCGTAAAATATCATCCTTTGATCGTAGGTCATTTCCTCGAATTCGACCTTCATACTTTGTCTGCAGATTACTTCAGGGCGGGGCTGCCGAATCCTTTCCAAAACAGCCGGTTGTACTGTACGATGCTGAAAAGCAGGCAGTACAGGTCCGGAGCTTCAGAAACGGGCATGCGTCTGCCGCAGCTCTATCGGCTCCTTTTAAATGATAAATCAGAACCTTCCCATAATGCGATCATCGATGCAGAAATGACGGCCCGTTGCTTTTTTGAAATCCGCCGGCAGAACCAGTTATCCCAAAATGATCTTGAAGAAAAACACGATCTGATCACAGAAAAATTACACTTTCCCGTTTTAAAATGA